The proteins below are encoded in one region of Sminthopsis crassicaudata isolate SCR6 chromosome 1, ASM4859323v1, whole genome shotgun sequence:
- the PFKFB4 gene encoding 6-phosphofructo-2-kinase/fructose-2,6-bisphosphatase 4 isoform X2, whose product MASPRELTQNPLKKIWMPYSNGRPAQHACPRGVCVTNCPTLIVMVGLPARGKTYISKKLTRYLNWIGVPTREFNVGQYRRDLVKTYRSFEFFLPDNEEGLKIRKQCAEAALRDVRRFLSEEGGHVAVFDATNTTRERRESIFKFGEENGYKTFFVESICVDPEVIAANIVQVKLGSPDYIDCGNDEATEDFMNRIECYKNSYETLDENLDKDLSYIKIMDVGRSYLVNRVMDHIQSRIVYYLMNIHVTPRSIYLCRHGESELNLKGRIGGDTGLSPRGKQFAKILAQFINDQNIKDLKVWTSQMKRTIQTAEALGVPYEQWKVLNEIDAGVCEEMTYEEIQEHHPLEFALRDQDKYRYRYPKGESYEDLVQRLEPVIMELERQENVLVICHQAVMRCLLAYFLDKTAEQLPYLKCPLHTVLKLTPVAYGCKLESIFLNVEAVNTHRDRPENVDIHRSREEALRTVPKHL is encoded by the exons tctgTGTGACCAATTGTCCCACACTGATCGTTATGGTGGGTCTGCCAGCTCGAGGGAAGACCTATATCTCCAAGAAGCTGACACGCTACTTAAACTGGATTGGTGTCCCAACCAGAG aATTTAATGTTGGCCAGTATCGTCGAGACCTGGTGAAGACATATAGATCCTTTGAGTTCTTTCTTCCAGACAATGAAGAAGGCTTGAAAATCAGAAA aCAGTGTGCAGAGGCAGCCCTCCGAGATGTCAGGCGGTTCCTCAGTGAAGAGGGCGGACATGTAGCG GTTTTTGATGCCACAAATACAACACGAGAACGCAGAGAGTCCATCTTTAAATTTGGAGAGGAAAATGGTTACAAG ACTTTCTTTGTTGAATCAATCTGTGTGGATCCTGAAGTCATTGCTGCCAACATTGTG CAAGTGAAGCTGGGCAGTCCTGACTACATTGACTGTGGGAATGATGAAGCCACAGAAGACTTCATGAACAGGATTGAATGCTACAAGAACTCCTACGAGACACTGGATGAAAATCTAGACAA GGATCTCTCCTATATCAAGATCATGGATGTGGGACGGAGTTACCTGGTAAATCGAGTGATGGACCATATTCAGAGTCGGATTGTTTACTACCTCATGAATATTCATGTAACCCCTCGATCCATCTACCTCTGTCGCCATGGAGAAAGTGAACTGAATCTCAAAGGAAGAATAGGAGGGGACACAGGACTGTCCCCAAGGGGAAAACAG TTTGCCAAGATCTTGGCCCAGTTCATTAATGATCAGAATATCAAAGATCTGAAGGTTTGGACCAGCCAGATGAAGAGGACAATTCAAACTGCAGAGGCCCTGGGGGTCCCCTATGAGCAGTGGAAGGTTCTGAATGAAATTGATGCG GGTGTCTGTGAAGAGATGACTTATGAAGAAATTCAGGAGCATCACCCTTTGGAATTTGCACTTAGAGATCAAGACAAATATAGATACCGATACCCAAAGGGAGAG TCTTATGAAGACCTTGTACAGAGACTGGAGCCAGTCATTATGGAGCTGGAGAGACAAGAGAACGTCCTGGTGATCTGTCACCAGGCCGTAATGCGCTGCCTGCTTGCCTATTTTCTAGACAAGACTGCAG AACAGCTGCCTTATCTCAAATGCCCGCTGCACACAGTTTTAAAGTTAACCCCAGTGGCCTACG GTTGTAAATTGGAATCCATATTCCTCAATGTTGAAGCTGtgaacacacacagagacagacctGAG AATGTGGATATTCACCGCTCCCGAGAGGAGGCCTTGAGGACCGTTCCAAAACACCTGTAG
- the PFKFB4 gene encoding 6-phosphofructo-2-kinase/fructose-2,6-bisphosphatase 4 isoform X4 — MSDLESQRAPPEGLRVCVTNCPTLIVMVGLPARGKTYISKKLTRYLNWIGVPTREFNVGQYRRDLVKTYRSFEFFLPDNEEGLKIRKQCAEAALRDVRRFLSEEGGHVAVFDATNTTRERRESIFKFGEENGYKTFFVESICVDPEVIAANIVQVKLGSPDYIDCGNDEATEDFMNRIECYKNSYETLDENLDKDLSYIKIMDVGRSYLVNRVMDHIQSRIVYYLMNIHVTPRSIYLCRHGESELNLKGRIGGDTGLSPRGKQFAKILAQFINDQNIKDLKVWTSQMKRTIQTAEALGVPYEQWKVLNEIDAGVCEEMTYEEIQEHHPLEFALRDQDKYRYRYPKGESYEDLVQRLEPVIMELERQENVLVICHQAVMRCLLAYFLDKTAEQLPYLKCPLHTVLKLTPVAYGCKLESIFLNVEAVNTHRDRPENVDISRPPEEALVTVPAHQ, encoded by the exons tctgTGTGACCAATTGTCCCACACTGATCGTTATGGTGGGTCTGCCAGCTCGAGGGAAGACCTATATCTCCAAGAAGCTGACACGCTACTTAAACTGGATTGGTGTCCCAACCAGAG aATTTAATGTTGGCCAGTATCGTCGAGACCTGGTGAAGACATATAGATCCTTTGAGTTCTTTCTTCCAGACAATGAAGAAGGCTTGAAAATCAGAAA aCAGTGTGCAGAGGCAGCCCTCCGAGATGTCAGGCGGTTCCTCAGTGAAGAGGGCGGACATGTAGCG GTTTTTGATGCCACAAATACAACACGAGAACGCAGAGAGTCCATCTTTAAATTTGGAGAGGAAAATGGTTACAAG ACTTTCTTTGTTGAATCAATCTGTGTGGATCCTGAAGTCATTGCTGCCAACATTGTG CAAGTGAAGCTGGGCAGTCCTGACTACATTGACTGTGGGAATGATGAAGCCACAGAAGACTTCATGAACAGGATTGAATGCTACAAGAACTCCTACGAGACACTGGATGAAAATCTAGACAA GGATCTCTCCTATATCAAGATCATGGATGTGGGACGGAGTTACCTGGTAAATCGAGTGATGGACCATATTCAGAGTCGGATTGTTTACTACCTCATGAATATTCATGTAACCCCTCGATCCATCTACCTCTGTCGCCATGGAGAAAGTGAACTGAATCTCAAAGGAAGAATAGGAGGGGACACAGGACTGTCCCCAAGGGGAAAACAG TTTGCCAAGATCTTGGCCCAGTTCATTAATGATCAGAATATCAAAGATCTGAAGGTTTGGACCAGCCAGATGAAGAGGACAATTCAAACTGCAGAGGCCCTGGGGGTCCCCTATGAGCAGTGGAAGGTTCTGAATGAAATTGATGCG GGTGTCTGTGAAGAGATGACTTATGAAGAAATTCAGGAGCATCACCCTTTGGAATTTGCACTTAGAGATCAAGACAAATATAGATACCGATACCCAAAGGGAGAG TCTTATGAAGACCTTGTACAGAGACTGGAGCCAGTCATTATGGAGCTGGAGAGACAAGAGAACGTCCTGGTGATCTGTCACCAGGCCGTAATGCGCTGCCTGCTTGCCTATTTTCTAGACAAGACTGCAG AACAGCTGCCTTATCTCAAATGCCCGCTGCACACAGTTTTAAAGTTAACCCCAGTGGCCTACG GTTGTAAATTGGAATCCATATTCCTCAATGTTGAAGCTGtgaacacacacagagacagacctGAG AATGTAGACATTTCAAGACCTCCAGAGGAAGCCCTTGTCACCGTCCCTGCTCACCAGTGA
- the PFKFB4 gene encoding 6-phosphofructo-2-kinase/fructose-2,6-bisphosphatase 4 isoform X3 produces the protein MEVCVTNCPTLIVMVGLPARGKTYISKKLTRYLNWIGVPTREFNVGQYRRDLVKTYRSFEFFLPDNEEGLKIRKQCAEAALRDVRRFLSEEGGHVAVFDATNTTRERRESIFKFGEENGYKTFFVESICVDPEVIAANIVQVKLGSPDYIDCGNDEATEDFMNRIECYKNSYETLDENLDKDLSYIKIMDVGRSYLVNRVMDHIQSRIVYYLMNIHVTPRSIYLCRHGESELNLKGRIGGDTGLSPRGKQFAKILAQFINDQNIKDLKVWTSQMKRTIQTAEALGVPYEQWKVLNEIDAGVCEEMTYEEIQEHHPLEFALRDQDKYRYRYPKGESYEDLVQRLEPVIMELERQENVLVICHQAVMRCLLAYFLDKTAEQLPYLKCPLHTVLKLTPVAYGCKLESIFLNVEAVNTHRDRPENVDISRPPEEALVTVPAHQ, from the exons tctgTGTGACCAATTGTCCCACACTGATCGTTATGGTGGGTCTGCCAGCTCGAGGGAAGACCTATATCTCCAAGAAGCTGACACGCTACTTAAACTGGATTGGTGTCCCAACCAGAG aATTTAATGTTGGCCAGTATCGTCGAGACCTGGTGAAGACATATAGATCCTTTGAGTTCTTTCTTCCAGACAATGAAGAAGGCTTGAAAATCAGAAA aCAGTGTGCAGAGGCAGCCCTCCGAGATGTCAGGCGGTTCCTCAGTGAAGAGGGCGGACATGTAGCG GTTTTTGATGCCACAAATACAACACGAGAACGCAGAGAGTCCATCTTTAAATTTGGAGAGGAAAATGGTTACAAG ACTTTCTTTGTTGAATCAATCTGTGTGGATCCTGAAGTCATTGCTGCCAACATTGTG CAAGTGAAGCTGGGCAGTCCTGACTACATTGACTGTGGGAATGATGAAGCCACAGAAGACTTCATGAACAGGATTGAATGCTACAAGAACTCCTACGAGACACTGGATGAAAATCTAGACAA GGATCTCTCCTATATCAAGATCATGGATGTGGGACGGAGTTACCTGGTAAATCGAGTGATGGACCATATTCAGAGTCGGATTGTTTACTACCTCATGAATATTCATGTAACCCCTCGATCCATCTACCTCTGTCGCCATGGAGAAAGTGAACTGAATCTCAAAGGAAGAATAGGAGGGGACACAGGACTGTCCCCAAGGGGAAAACAG TTTGCCAAGATCTTGGCCCAGTTCATTAATGATCAGAATATCAAAGATCTGAAGGTTTGGACCAGCCAGATGAAGAGGACAATTCAAACTGCAGAGGCCCTGGGGGTCCCCTATGAGCAGTGGAAGGTTCTGAATGAAATTGATGCG GGTGTCTGTGAAGAGATGACTTATGAAGAAATTCAGGAGCATCACCCTTTGGAATTTGCACTTAGAGATCAAGACAAATATAGATACCGATACCCAAAGGGAGAG TCTTATGAAGACCTTGTACAGAGACTGGAGCCAGTCATTATGGAGCTGGAGAGACAAGAGAACGTCCTGGTGATCTGTCACCAGGCCGTAATGCGCTGCCTGCTTGCCTATTTTCTAGACAAGACTGCAG AACAGCTGCCTTATCTCAAATGCCCGCTGCACACAGTTTTAAAGTTAACCCCAGTGGCCTACG GTTGTAAATTGGAATCCATATTCCTCAATGTTGAAGCTGtgaacacacacagagacagacctGAG AATGTAGACATTTCAAGACCTCCAGAGGAAGCCCTTGTCACCGTCCCTGCTCACCAGTGA
- the PFKFB4 gene encoding 6-phosphofructo-2-kinase/fructose-2,6-bisphosphatase 4 isoform X1 — MASPRELTQNPLKKIWMPYSNGRPAQHACPRGVCVTNCPTLIVMVGLPARGKTYISKKLTRYLNWIGVPTREFNVGQYRRDLVKTYRSFEFFLPDNEEGLKIRKQCAEAALRDVRRFLSEEGGHVAVFDATNTTRERRESIFKFGEENGYKTFFVESICVDPEVIAANIVQVKLGSPDYIDCGNDEATEDFMNRIECYKNSYETLDENLDKDLSYIKIMDVGRSYLVNRVMDHIQSRIVYYLMNIHVTPRSIYLCRHGESELNLKGRIGGDTGLSPRGKQFAKILAQFINDQNIKDLKVWTSQMKRTIQTAEALGVPYEQWKVLNEIDAGVCEEMTYEEIQEHHPLEFALRDQDKYRYRYPKGESYEDLVQRLEPVIMELERQENVLVICHQAVMRCLLAYFLDKTAEQLPYLKCPLHTVLKLTPVAYGCKLESIFLNVEAVNTHRDRPENVDISRPPEEALVTVPAHQ, encoded by the exons tctgTGTGACCAATTGTCCCACACTGATCGTTATGGTGGGTCTGCCAGCTCGAGGGAAGACCTATATCTCCAAGAAGCTGACACGCTACTTAAACTGGATTGGTGTCCCAACCAGAG aATTTAATGTTGGCCAGTATCGTCGAGACCTGGTGAAGACATATAGATCCTTTGAGTTCTTTCTTCCAGACAATGAAGAAGGCTTGAAAATCAGAAA aCAGTGTGCAGAGGCAGCCCTCCGAGATGTCAGGCGGTTCCTCAGTGAAGAGGGCGGACATGTAGCG GTTTTTGATGCCACAAATACAACACGAGAACGCAGAGAGTCCATCTTTAAATTTGGAGAGGAAAATGGTTACAAG ACTTTCTTTGTTGAATCAATCTGTGTGGATCCTGAAGTCATTGCTGCCAACATTGTG CAAGTGAAGCTGGGCAGTCCTGACTACATTGACTGTGGGAATGATGAAGCCACAGAAGACTTCATGAACAGGATTGAATGCTACAAGAACTCCTACGAGACACTGGATGAAAATCTAGACAA GGATCTCTCCTATATCAAGATCATGGATGTGGGACGGAGTTACCTGGTAAATCGAGTGATGGACCATATTCAGAGTCGGATTGTTTACTACCTCATGAATATTCATGTAACCCCTCGATCCATCTACCTCTGTCGCCATGGAGAAAGTGAACTGAATCTCAAAGGAAGAATAGGAGGGGACACAGGACTGTCCCCAAGGGGAAAACAG TTTGCCAAGATCTTGGCCCAGTTCATTAATGATCAGAATATCAAAGATCTGAAGGTTTGGACCAGCCAGATGAAGAGGACAATTCAAACTGCAGAGGCCCTGGGGGTCCCCTATGAGCAGTGGAAGGTTCTGAATGAAATTGATGCG GGTGTCTGTGAAGAGATGACTTATGAAGAAATTCAGGAGCATCACCCTTTGGAATTTGCACTTAGAGATCAAGACAAATATAGATACCGATACCCAAAGGGAGAG TCTTATGAAGACCTTGTACAGAGACTGGAGCCAGTCATTATGGAGCTGGAGAGACAAGAGAACGTCCTGGTGATCTGTCACCAGGCCGTAATGCGCTGCCTGCTTGCCTATTTTCTAGACAAGACTGCAG AACAGCTGCCTTATCTCAAATGCCCGCTGCACACAGTTTTAAAGTTAACCCCAGTGGCCTACG GTTGTAAATTGGAATCCATATTCCTCAATGTTGAAGCTGtgaacacacacagagacagacctGAG AATGTAGACATTTCAAGACCTCCAGAGGAAGCCCTTGTCACCGTCCCTGCTCACCAGTGA